One genomic segment of Salinigranum rubrum includes these proteins:
- the mutL gene encoding DNA mismatch repair endonuclease MutL produces the protein MSDGGDAGGDEQAPDHDIRALDAGTVQRIAAGEVVERPASVVKELVENSLDADASRVSVAVEGDGTRELRVRDDGVGMTESALRTAVEEHTTSKIRDIDDLEAGVGTLGFRGEALHTIGAVSRMTIRSKPRGGARGTELVYEGGAVESVSPAGCPEGTVVEVRDLFFNTPARRKFLKTEATEFDHINTVVTQYALANPDVAVSLEHDDREVFATEGRGSREAAVLSVYGREVAESMTRVDGGTDGVSVEGLVSDPETTRSTREYLSTFVNGRYVTSPVLREAVLDAYGGQLAPDRYPFAVLFVEVPPETVDVNVHPRKMEVRFDDEQGVRRAVREGVESALIESGLIRSAAPRGRSKAAETEIRPEPPDSEAVGEPERRGGRTDGRRPERASRADSRPASTGTEREESTSEGTSSTADEEESTSSTATDATPPEPEAEAAGADGEREVEPADDGGDADEQSGTGAWHRREPVTDPHAPDDAEETADATDEREQTALSASAHSAGTPAGDARDAADGVDSDRDSDSDDEATAQAASPSADAQAGPVVGPATQRTLAGSAVDLDRTFDRLPRLRVLGQLHETYIVAASEEGLVLVDQHAADERVNYERLKAELEGETPTQALATPVELELTAREAALFDRYQEALARVGFHAGRVDERVVEVRTVPAVFDATLDPDRLRDALTGFVTDEDGGGRETVDAAAEELIADLACYPSVTGNTSLTEGSVVDLLEALDACDNPYACPHGRPTIIRVDRDEIEDRFERDYPGHAGRRREE, from the coding sequence ATGAGCGACGGGGGAGACGCTGGCGGGGATGAGCAAGCGCCCGACCACGACATCCGCGCGCTCGACGCGGGGACGGTCCAGCGCATCGCCGCCGGTGAGGTGGTCGAGCGACCCGCCTCGGTCGTGAAAGAACTCGTCGAGAACAGCCTCGACGCCGACGCCTCGCGCGTCTCGGTCGCCGTCGAGGGCGACGGGACGCGCGAGTTGCGGGTCAGAGACGACGGCGTCGGGATGACGGAGTCGGCGCTTCGAACCGCGGTCGAGGAGCACACCACCTCCAAGATACGAGACATCGACGACCTGGAGGCCGGCGTCGGCACGCTGGGGTTCCGCGGCGAGGCGCTCCACACCATCGGCGCCGTCTCGCGGATGACCATCCGTTCGAAGCCGCGCGGCGGCGCTCGGGGAACCGAACTCGTCTACGAGGGCGGCGCGGTCGAGTCGGTGAGCCCCGCCGGTTGTCCGGAGGGCACCGTCGTCGAGGTGCGCGACCTCTTCTTCAACACGCCCGCCCGGCGCAAGTTCCTGAAGACCGAGGCGACCGAGTTCGACCACATAAACACCGTCGTCACGCAGTACGCGCTCGCCAACCCCGACGTCGCGGTGTCGCTCGAACACGACGACCGCGAGGTGTTCGCCACCGAGGGTCGGGGGAGCCGCGAGGCGGCGGTGCTCTCGGTGTACGGGAGGGAAGTCGCCGAGTCGATGACGCGCGTCGACGGCGGGACCGACGGGGTGAGCGTCGAGGGCCTCGTCTCCGACCCCGAGACCACACGAAGCACGCGGGAGTACCTCTCGACGTTCGTCAACGGGCGGTACGTGACGAGCCCGGTCCTCAGAGAAGCGGTGTTGGACGCCTACGGCGGGCAGTTGGCCCCGGACCGCTACCCCTTCGCGGTGCTCTTCGTCGAGGTTCCACCCGAAACGGTCGACGTGAACGTCCACCCCCGGAAGATGGAGGTGCGGTTCGACGACGAACAGGGCGTACGGCGCGCCGTTCGCGAGGGCGTCGAGTCCGCGCTCATCGAATCGGGGTTGATCCGTTCGGCGGCGCCGCGCGGTCGGTCGAAGGCCGCAGAGACCGAGATCAGACCCGAGCCACCGGATTCGGAAGCCGTCGGGGAACCGGAACGCCGCGGCGGACGGACGGACGGCCGCCGCCCGGAACGGGCGTCACGGGCCGATTCGCGACCGGCGTCGACGGGAACTGAACGCGAGGAGTCGACGTCGGAGGGGACGTCGTCGACAGCCGACGAGGAGGAGTCGACATCGTCGACCGCAACCGACGCGACGCCACCGGAACCCGAAGCGGAAGCCGCTGGCGCCGACGGCGAACGGGAGGTCGAACCGGCCGACGACGGCGGCGACGCCGACGAGCAGTCGGGGACGGGAGCGTGGCACCGCCGGGAACCGGTGACAGACCCCCACGCGCCGGACGACGCGGAGGAAACAGCCGACGCAACCGACGAGAGGGAACAGACGGCTCTGTCCGCGTCGGCCCACTCGGCGGGGACGCCGGCGGGGGACGCGAGGGACGCAGCGGACGGCGTCGACAGCGACCGTGACAGCGACAGCGACGACGAGGCAACGGCGCAAGCAGCGTCGCCGTCGGCAGACGCACAGGCGGGGCCCGTCGTCGGGCCCGCGACACAGCGGACGCTCGCGGGAAGCGCGGTCGACCTCGACCGGACGTTCGACCGACTGCCGCGCCTTCGGGTCCTCGGTCAGCTACACGAGACGTACATCGTCGCCGCGAGCGAGGAGGGACTCGTGCTCGTCGACCAGCACGCGGCGGACGAGCGGGTGAACTACGAGCGGCTGAAAGCCGAGTTGGAAGGCGAGACGCCGACGCAGGCGCTGGCGACGCCGGTCGAACTCGAACTCACCGCGCGGGAGGCGGCGCTGTTCGACCGGTACCAGGAGGCGCTCGCGCGGGTCGGCTTCCACGCCGGACGCGTCGACGAGCGGGTCGTGGAGGTGCGGACGGTGCCGGCGGTCTTCGACGCGACGCTGGACCCCGACCGGCTTCGAGACGCCCTCACCGGGTTCGTGACCGACGAGGACGGCGGGGGGCGAGAGACGGTCGACGCGGCCGCCGAGGAACTCATCGCCGACCTCGCGTGCTATCCCTCCGTCACCGGCAACACCTCGCTCACCGAGGGGAGCGTCGTCGACCTCCTGGAGGCGCTCGACGCCTGCGACAACCCCTACGCCTGCCCGCACGGCCGGCCGACGATCATCAGAGTCGACCGCGACGAGATCGAAGACCGGTTCGAGCGGGACTACCCGGGACACGCGGGACGGCGGCGCGAGGAGTAG
- a CDS encoding NUDIX domain-containing protein encodes MMGKNMWARVVQRGILTRARDGEEHREALVLRNPDGTWELPGGKVEYSETAFESLEREVLEETGLSITTADPVETAVRKLKPKKKRGKFAVVYRCAFEGDGVELSDEHVAFAWRDFSEVGATTLKQVDEYRSLRRVLAESVDEPRWERTAVHATGTDRSSESLTNGEGARGGDGDDER; translated from the coding sequence ATGATGGGCAAGAACATGTGGGCGCGGGTCGTCCAGCGCGGCATCCTCACGCGGGCGCGGGACGGGGAGGAACACCGGGAGGCGCTCGTCCTCCGCAACCCCGACGGGACGTGGGAACTCCCCGGGGGGAAGGTCGAGTACAGCGAGACGGCGTTCGAGAGCCTCGAACGGGAGGTTCTCGAAGAGACGGGGCTCTCGATTACGACGGCCGATCCGGTCGAAACCGCGGTTCGGAAGCTGAAGCCGAAGAAGAAACGCGGCAAGTTCGCCGTCGTCTACCGGTGTGCGTTCGAGGGCGACGGAGTCGAACTCAGCGACGAACACGTCGCGTTCGCGTGGCGGGACTTCTCTGAAGTCGGGGCGACCACCCTCAAACAGGTCGACGAGTACCGGAGCCTCCGCCGGGTGCTCGCGGAGTCGGTCGACGAACCCCGGTGGGAGCGGACGGCCGTTCACGCGACTGGAACCGACAGGAGCAGCGAGTCGCTGACGAACGGAGAGGGCGCGAGAGGCGGAGACGGGGACGACGAGCGATGA